The following are encoded together in the Anoplopoma fimbria isolate UVic2021 breed Golden Eagle Sablefish chromosome 9, Afim_UVic_2022, whole genome shotgun sequence genome:
- the limch1a gene encoding LIM and calponin homology domains-containing protein 1a isoform X2, which yields MASPAAGRDDPNASPRDEPATSHPEPACVEAQKWIEAVTGKSFGEKDFRSGLENGILLCELLSAIKPGLVKKINRLPTPIAGLDNLSVFLRGCEELGLKGSQLFDPGDLQDTSIRANLKDSDCSRKLKNVLNTVFWLGKAASGCASYSGPTLNLKEFEGLLAQMRLETDEGGDSSQKRSVRDSGYDCWDSERSDSLSPPRHTRDSSLDSLDSFGSRSQHSPSPDVVNRGNGDGRGSDSEADAPSRRPDVRKDDMLARRTASSEARIPIPFNQFLPNRTNASSYIPTPRRKPHADEGEQRRSVSMSDILNEEETEHLPPLSQSRYERMHEQYNNFQEDDDHWQNDLARWKNRRRSASQELIKKEEERKRMEKRMKEEGSDGNKRKSIKTYKEIVEEKERREAELCDAYRNAATPEEAALVLQRYALRFTISDATLDSLKLPRSTENPKVNLPQADKEHKTTSPINETSQPLHKPEPPVIKDQRHTELEKMETNITVQQETSVSVSSSPLSTVTNSENVPPQSLELNEPRSKPTEPPTAVQKQPITGEEKPQTKPTQIAHVQPHTTASLPSPPSVSTRPLPLLAAKPYCQPRSTQSGHKPVKMDGLVRVNGEVTEDLSVSTPPTSARHSPPEVKDVPPKTTEKDVPSEKTEKEVPSKTTLKDVPSVKTEKDVSSEQTQKDVPSEKTLKEVPSKTTLKDVPSQPTEKAVPLELTERDVPLEQTEKDVPSKQTEKDVPSEQIPASQETVEQTPPPQTERSTSSLGSAISSLIGGRNCTVTTTIVTELTHVEPHHPDVQSNGQVSSTSVSSESLVEEKKSQPASSPNSMQEYSPTVTEGLEESSVTIETPMLNLAKRVNHWVWDPNEERKRLESWQQEQERLLQEQYQREQEKLKQEWEKAQLEVQEQERKHNEEERKILEETATPLNPTGLSNQQSVQTGTTSSTPENNQTERGNVAPQQNGQKTSTGNEDQHASKLHFFQDSACDGEPLKKQELWKTTSLDRNPQLNQAHFVKRSESHDAVTNKQQPSPSSPQPPSPTRCVSGKRLCSGCSQPLGKGAAMIIDTLGLFFHMQCFKCGVCHGQLGDATAGTDVRIRNGLLSCHECYIASRGRGQPTTL from the exons GCCGTTACGGGGAAAAGCTTTGGAGAGAAGGACTTCCGCAGCGGATTGGAGAACGGCATCCTGTTATGCGA GCTGCTGAGTGCAATCAAACCAGGGCTGGTCAAGAAGATCAACAGACTGCCCACCCCCATCGCTGGGCTG GACAACCTATCAGTCTTCCTGCGGGGCTGTGAGGAGTTGGGCCTGAAGGGCTCCCAGCTGTTTGACCCCGGGGACTTACAAGACACTTCCATACGAGCTAACCTCAA gGACTCTGACTGCAGCCGCAAACTAAAAAAT GTGCTGAACACTGTGTTCTGGCTTGGGAAGGCTGCCAGCGGCTGCGCCTCCTACAGCGGCCCTACTCTCAACCTCAAGGAGTTTGAAGGGCTGCTTGCTCAAATGAGGCTG GAGACTGACGAAGGAGGCGACAGTTCACAGAAGCGCAGCGTTCGGGACAGCGGCTACGACTGCTGGGACTCCGAGAGGAGTGATTCTCTGTCTCCACCACGACACACTCGCGACAGCTCCCTAGACAG TCTGGACTCCTTTGGCTCTCGCTCCCAGCACAGCCCTTCTCCTGATGTGGTGAACCGAGGCAACGGTGATG GGCGAGGCAGTGACTCGGAGGCCGATGCTCCCAGCAGGAGGCCAGATGTGCGGAAGGATGACATGTTGGCCAGACGGACTGCCAGCAGTGAAGCAAGAATCCCAATTCCCTTCAACCAGTTTCTTCCCAACCGTACCAACGCCAGCTCCTACATCCCGACTCCACGACGAAAACCACATGCGGACGAAGGAGAGCAGCGCAG GAGCGTGAGCATGAGTGACATACTTAACGAGGAGGAGACGGAACACTTACCGCCACTGAGCCAATCACGATATGAGCGAATGCACGAACAGTACAACAACTTTCAGGAAGATGACGACCACTGGCAAAAC GACTTGGCTCGTTGGAAGAACCGGCGTCGCAGCGCCTCACAGGAACTGAtcaagaaagaggaagagaggaagaggatggagaaaaggatgaaagaggaaggaagtgaCGGCAACAAGAGGAAAAGCATAAAGACCTACAAAGAGATCGTGGAGGAGAA GGAGCGCAGAGAGGCAGAGTTGTGTGACGCCTACAGGAATGCTGCAACTCCAGAGGAGGCCGCCTTGGTTTTACAGCGTTACGCTCTTCGCTTCACCATCAGTGATGCAACACTGGACAGTCTCAAACTGCCCAGATCCACTGAAAATCCCAAAGTAAACCTTCCTCAGGCGGACAAGGAGCACAAAACCACATCACCTATTAATGAGACATCACAACCTCTGCACAAACCAGAACCACCTGTTATAAAGGACCAGAGGCACACAGAACTGGAAAAGATGGAGACAAATATAACGGTTCAACAAGAGACATCAGTTTCAGTCTCCTCCAGCCCCCTCAGCACGGTCACAAACTCAGAAAATGTGCCACCTCAGTCACTAGAACTGAATGAACCTCGGTCCAAACCGACTGAGCCTCCAACCGCAGTACAAAAACAACCGATTACTGGAGAAGAAAAGCCTCAAACCAAACCCACTCAGATTGCACATGTGCAGCCTCACACCACAGCCTCCCTCCCCTCACCTCCATCTGTATCCACCAGACCCCTCCCCCTGCTGGCAGCCAAGCCCTACTGCCAGCCCAGGAGCACACAGTCTGGACACAAACCTGTCAAG ATGGACGGGTTGGTGCGAGTGAATGGAGAGGTGACGGAGGATTTATCTGTTTCCACTCCACCTACCTCCGCCCGTCACTCACCACCGGAGGTCAAAGACGTTCCCCCAAAAACGACGGAGAAAGATGTTCCCtcagagaagacagagaaagaagttCCCTCAAAGACAACTTTGAAAGACGTTCCCtcagtaaagacagaaaaagacgTTTCCTCAGAGCAGACACAGAAAGACGTTCCCTCTGAAAAGACACTGAAAGAAGTTCCCTCAAAGACAACTTTGAAAGACGTTCCCTCACAGCCGACAGAGAAAGCAGTTCCATTAGAGCTGACCGAGAGAGACGTTCCACTAGAGCAGACGGAGAAAGACGTTCCCTCCAAACAGACGGAGAAAGATGTTCCCTCCGAGCAGATTCCGGCCTCTCAGGAGACGGTGGAGCAGACGCCGCctccacagacagaaagatcGACCTCGTCTTTAGGCTCTGCCATCAGCTCCCTGATTGGAGGCAGAAACTGCACCGTCACGACCACTATTGTGACAGAGCTCACACATGTGGAGCCACATCACCCCGACGTTCAAAGCAATGGACAG GTCAGCAGTACTTCTGTGTCATCTGAGAGTctagtggaggaaaaaaagtctCAGCCAGCTTCATCGCCGAACAGCATGCAAGAATATTCTCCCACTGTCACAG AGGGACTTGAGGAGagcagtgtgact ATTGAGACCCCCATGTTGAACTTGGCTAAACGTGTTAATCACTGGGTCTGGGACCCCAATGAGGAACGTAAACGCCTGGAAAGTTGGCAACAAGAGCAGGAACGCCTCCTACAG GAGCAATACCAGAGAGAACAGGAGAAGCTGAAGCAGGAGTGGGAGAAAGCTCAGCTAGAAGtgcaggagcaggagaggaaacacaatGAGGAG GAGAGAAAGATACTAGAGGAGACTGCTACACCCTTGAATCCGACAGGTTTGTCAAACCAGCAGTCCGTCCAGACAGGGACGACTTCATCAACTCCAGAGAATAACCAGACAGAACGAGGAAACGTCGCTCCGCAGCAAAACGGCCAAAAAACCTCCACAGGGAACGAGGATCAGCATGCGTCCAAGCTGCATTTCTTCCAGG ATTCTgcatgtgatggtgaacctttaaagaaacaagaactGTGGAAGACGACCTCTCTAGACCGCAACCCTCAACTGAATCAGGCACATTTTGTTAAAAG GTCTGAATCACATGACGctgtaacaaacaaacagcagccgTCTCCTTCatcacctcagcctccctcaCCCACCAG atgtgtgagTGGGAAGAGACTATGTTCTGGTTGTTCTCAACCGCTGGGGAAAGGAGCTGCCATGATCATCGATACACTGGGACTGTTTTTCCACATGCAGTGTTTTAAG tGTGGAGTGTGTCATGGGCAGCTGGGTGACGCAACTGCAGGGACAGACGTACGCATTCGTAATGGACTGCTCAGCTGTCATGAGTGCTATATTGCATCCAGGG gCAGAGGTCAGCCCACCACACTATGA
- the limch1a gene encoding LIM and calponin homology domains-containing protein 1a isoform X3, protein MASPAAGRDDPNASPRDEPATSHPEPACVEAQKWIEAVTGKSFGEKDFRSGLENGILLCELLSAIKPGLVKKINRLPTPIAGLDNLSVFLRGCEELGLKGSQLFDPGDLQDTSIRANLKDSDCSRKLKNVLNTVFWLGKAASGCASYSGPTLNLKEFEGLLAQMRLETDEGGDSSQKRSVRDSGYDCWDSERSDSLSPPRHTRDSSLDSLDSFGSRSQHSPSPDVVNRGNGDGRGSDSEADAPSRRPDVRKDDMLARRTASSEARIPIPFNQFLPNRTNASSYIPTPRRKPHADEGEQRRMSRRVAFMSEDTESVSMSDILNEEETEHLPPLSQSRYERMHEQYNNFQEDDDHWQNDLARWKNRRRSASQELIKKEEERKRMEKRMKEEGSDGNKRKSIKTYKEIVEEKERREAELCDAYRNAATPEEAALVLQRYALRFTISDATLDSLKLPRSTENPKVNLPQADKEHKTTSPINETSQPLHKPEPPVIKDQRHTELEKMETNITVQQETSVSVSSSPLSTVTNSENVPPQSLELNEPRSKPTEPPTAVQKQPITGEEKPQTKPTQIAHVQPHTTASLPSPPSVSTRPLPLLAAKPYCQPRSTQSGHKPVKMDGLVRVNGEVTEDLSVSTPPTSARHSPPEVKDVPPKTTEKDVPSEKTEKEVPSKTTLKDVPSVKTEKDVSSEQTQKDVPSEKTLKEVPSKTTLKDVPSQPTEKAVPLELTERDVPLEQTEKDVPSKQTEKDVPSEQIPASQETVEQTPPPQTERSTSSLGSAISSLIGGRNCTVTTTIVTELTHVEPHHPDVQSNGQVSSTSVSSESLVEEKKSQPASSPNSMQEYSPTVTEGLEESSVTEQYQREQEKLKQEWEKAQLEVQEQERKHNEEERKILEETATPLNPTGLSNQQSVQTGTTSSTPENNQTERGNVAPQQNGQKTSTGNEDQHASKLHFFQDSACDGEPLKKQELWKTTSLDRNPQLNQAHFVKRSESHDAVTNKQQPSPSSPQPPSPTRCVSGKRLCSGCSQPLGKGAAMIIDTLGLFFHMQCFKCGVCHGQLGDATAGTDVRIRNGLLSCHECYIASRGRGQPTTL, encoded by the exons GCCGTTACGGGGAAAAGCTTTGGAGAGAAGGACTTCCGCAGCGGATTGGAGAACGGCATCCTGTTATGCGA GCTGCTGAGTGCAATCAAACCAGGGCTGGTCAAGAAGATCAACAGACTGCCCACCCCCATCGCTGGGCTG GACAACCTATCAGTCTTCCTGCGGGGCTGTGAGGAGTTGGGCCTGAAGGGCTCCCAGCTGTTTGACCCCGGGGACTTACAAGACACTTCCATACGAGCTAACCTCAA gGACTCTGACTGCAGCCGCAAACTAAAAAAT GTGCTGAACACTGTGTTCTGGCTTGGGAAGGCTGCCAGCGGCTGCGCCTCCTACAGCGGCCCTACTCTCAACCTCAAGGAGTTTGAAGGGCTGCTTGCTCAAATGAGGCTG GAGACTGACGAAGGAGGCGACAGTTCACAGAAGCGCAGCGTTCGGGACAGCGGCTACGACTGCTGGGACTCCGAGAGGAGTGATTCTCTGTCTCCACCACGACACACTCGCGACAGCTCCCTAGACAG TCTGGACTCCTTTGGCTCTCGCTCCCAGCACAGCCCTTCTCCTGATGTGGTGAACCGAGGCAACGGTGATG GGCGAGGCAGTGACTCGGAGGCCGATGCTCCCAGCAGGAGGCCAGATGTGCGGAAGGATGACATGTTGGCCAGACGGACTGCCAGCAGTGAAGCAAGAATCCCAATTCCCTTCAACCAGTTTCTTCCCAACCGTACCAACGCCAGCTCCTACATCCCGACTCCACGACGAAAACCACATGCGGACGAAGGAGAGCAGCGCAG GATGAGTCGGCGAGTTGCTTTTATGTCTGAGGACACTGA GAGCGTGAGCATGAGTGACATACTTAACGAGGAGGAGACGGAACACTTACCGCCACTGAGCCAATCACGATATGAGCGAATGCACGAACAGTACAACAACTTTCAGGAAGATGACGACCACTGGCAAAAC GACTTGGCTCGTTGGAAGAACCGGCGTCGCAGCGCCTCACAGGAACTGAtcaagaaagaggaagagaggaagaggatggagaaaaggatgaaagaggaaggaagtgaCGGCAACAAGAGGAAAAGCATAAAGACCTACAAAGAGATCGTGGAGGAGAA GGAGCGCAGAGAGGCAGAGTTGTGTGACGCCTACAGGAATGCTGCAACTCCAGAGGAGGCCGCCTTGGTTTTACAGCGTTACGCTCTTCGCTTCACCATCAGTGATGCAACACTGGACAGTCTCAAACTGCCCAGATCCACTGAAAATCCCAAAGTAAACCTTCCTCAGGCGGACAAGGAGCACAAAACCACATCACCTATTAATGAGACATCACAACCTCTGCACAAACCAGAACCACCTGTTATAAAGGACCAGAGGCACACAGAACTGGAAAAGATGGAGACAAATATAACGGTTCAACAAGAGACATCAGTTTCAGTCTCCTCCAGCCCCCTCAGCACGGTCACAAACTCAGAAAATGTGCCACCTCAGTCACTAGAACTGAATGAACCTCGGTCCAAACCGACTGAGCCTCCAACCGCAGTACAAAAACAACCGATTACTGGAGAAGAAAAGCCTCAAACCAAACCCACTCAGATTGCACATGTGCAGCCTCACACCACAGCCTCCCTCCCCTCACCTCCATCTGTATCCACCAGACCCCTCCCCCTGCTGGCAGCCAAGCCCTACTGCCAGCCCAGGAGCACACAGTCTGGACACAAACCTGTCAAG ATGGACGGGTTGGTGCGAGTGAATGGAGAGGTGACGGAGGATTTATCTGTTTCCACTCCACCTACCTCCGCCCGTCACTCACCACCGGAGGTCAAAGACGTTCCCCCAAAAACGACGGAGAAAGATGTTCCCtcagagaagacagagaaagaagttCCCTCAAAGACAACTTTGAAAGACGTTCCCtcagtaaagacagaaaaagacgTTTCCTCAGAGCAGACACAGAAAGACGTTCCCTCTGAAAAGACACTGAAAGAAGTTCCCTCAAAGACAACTTTGAAAGACGTTCCCTCACAGCCGACAGAGAAAGCAGTTCCATTAGAGCTGACCGAGAGAGACGTTCCACTAGAGCAGACGGAGAAAGACGTTCCCTCCAAACAGACGGAGAAAGATGTTCCCTCCGAGCAGATTCCGGCCTCTCAGGAGACGGTGGAGCAGACGCCGCctccacagacagaaagatcGACCTCGTCTTTAGGCTCTGCCATCAGCTCCCTGATTGGAGGCAGAAACTGCACCGTCACGACCACTATTGTGACAGAGCTCACACATGTGGAGCCACATCACCCCGACGTTCAAAGCAATGGACAG GTCAGCAGTACTTCTGTGTCATCTGAGAGTctagtggaggaaaaaaagtctCAGCCAGCTTCATCGCCGAACAGCATGCAAGAATATTCTCCCACTGTCACAG AGGGACTTGAGGAGagcagtgtgact GAGCAATACCAGAGAGAACAGGAGAAGCTGAAGCAGGAGTGGGAGAAAGCTCAGCTAGAAGtgcaggagcaggagaggaaacacaatGAGGAG GAGAGAAAGATACTAGAGGAGACTGCTACACCCTTGAATCCGACAGGTTTGTCAAACCAGCAGTCCGTCCAGACAGGGACGACTTCATCAACTCCAGAGAATAACCAGACAGAACGAGGAAACGTCGCTCCGCAGCAAAACGGCCAAAAAACCTCCACAGGGAACGAGGATCAGCATGCGTCCAAGCTGCATTTCTTCCAGG ATTCTgcatgtgatggtgaacctttaaagaaacaagaactGTGGAAGACGACCTCTCTAGACCGCAACCCTCAACTGAATCAGGCACATTTTGTTAAAAG GTCTGAATCACATGACGctgtaacaaacaaacagcagccgTCTCCTTCatcacctcagcctccctcaCCCACCAG atgtgtgagTGGGAAGAGACTATGTTCTGGTTGTTCTCAACCGCTGGGGAAAGGAGCTGCCATGATCATCGATACACTGGGACTGTTTTTCCACATGCAGTGTTTTAAG tGTGGAGTGTGTCATGGGCAGCTGGGTGACGCAACTGCAGGGACAGACGTACGCATTCGTAATGGACTGCTCAGCTGTCATGAGTGCTATATTGCATCCAGGG gCAGAGGTCAGCCCACCACACTATGA
- the limch1a gene encoding LIM and calponin homology domains-containing protein 1a isoform X1: MASPAAGRDDPNASPRDEPATSHPEPACVEAQKWIEAVTGKSFGEKDFRSGLENGILLCELLSAIKPGLVKKINRLPTPIAGLDNLSVFLRGCEELGLKGSQLFDPGDLQDTSIRANLKDSDCSRKLKNVLNTVFWLGKAASGCASYSGPTLNLKEFEGLLAQMRLETDEGGDSSQKRSVRDSGYDCWDSERSDSLSPPRHTRDSSLDSLDSFGSRSQHSPSPDVVNRGNGDGRGSDSEADAPSRRPDVRKDDMLARRTASSEARIPIPFNQFLPNRTNASSYIPTPRRKPHADEGEQRRMSRRVAFMSEDTESVSMSDILNEEETEHLPPLSQSRYERMHEQYNNFQEDDDHWQNDLARWKNRRRSASQELIKKEEERKRMEKRMKEEGSDGNKRKSIKTYKEIVEEKERREAELCDAYRNAATPEEAALVLQRYALRFTISDATLDSLKLPRSTENPKVNLPQADKEHKTTSPINETSQPLHKPEPPVIKDQRHTELEKMETNITVQQETSVSVSSSPLSTVTNSENVPPQSLELNEPRSKPTEPPTAVQKQPITGEEKPQTKPTQIAHVQPHTTASLPSPPSVSTRPLPLLAAKPYCQPRSTQSGHKPVKMDGLVRVNGEVTEDLSVSTPPTSARHSPPEVKDVPPKTTEKDVPSEKTEKEVPSKTTLKDVPSVKTEKDVSSEQTQKDVPSEKTLKEVPSKTTLKDVPSQPTEKAVPLELTERDVPLEQTEKDVPSKQTEKDVPSEQIPASQETVEQTPPPQTERSTSSLGSAISSLIGGRNCTVTTTIVTELTHVEPHHPDVQSNGQVSSTSVSSESLVEEKKSQPASSPNSMQEYSPTVTEGLEESSVTIETPMLNLAKRVNHWVWDPNEERKRLESWQQEQERLLQEQYQREQEKLKQEWEKAQLEVQEQERKHNEEERKILEETATPLNPTGLSNQQSVQTGTTSSTPENNQTERGNVAPQQNGQKTSTGNEDQHASKLHFFQDSACDGEPLKKQELWKTTSLDRNPQLNQAHFVKRSESHDAVTNKQQPSPSSPQPPSPTRCVSGKRLCSGCSQPLGKGAAMIIDTLGLFFHMQCFKCGVCHGQLGDATAGTDVRIRNGLLSCHECYIASRGRGQPTTL; the protein is encoded by the exons GCCGTTACGGGGAAAAGCTTTGGAGAGAAGGACTTCCGCAGCGGATTGGAGAACGGCATCCTGTTATGCGA GCTGCTGAGTGCAATCAAACCAGGGCTGGTCAAGAAGATCAACAGACTGCCCACCCCCATCGCTGGGCTG GACAACCTATCAGTCTTCCTGCGGGGCTGTGAGGAGTTGGGCCTGAAGGGCTCCCAGCTGTTTGACCCCGGGGACTTACAAGACACTTCCATACGAGCTAACCTCAA gGACTCTGACTGCAGCCGCAAACTAAAAAAT GTGCTGAACACTGTGTTCTGGCTTGGGAAGGCTGCCAGCGGCTGCGCCTCCTACAGCGGCCCTACTCTCAACCTCAAGGAGTTTGAAGGGCTGCTTGCTCAAATGAGGCTG GAGACTGACGAAGGAGGCGACAGTTCACAGAAGCGCAGCGTTCGGGACAGCGGCTACGACTGCTGGGACTCCGAGAGGAGTGATTCTCTGTCTCCACCACGACACACTCGCGACAGCTCCCTAGACAG TCTGGACTCCTTTGGCTCTCGCTCCCAGCACAGCCCTTCTCCTGATGTGGTGAACCGAGGCAACGGTGATG GGCGAGGCAGTGACTCGGAGGCCGATGCTCCCAGCAGGAGGCCAGATGTGCGGAAGGATGACATGTTGGCCAGACGGACTGCCAGCAGTGAAGCAAGAATCCCAATTCCCTTCAACCAGTTTCTTCCCAACCGTACCAACGCCAGCTCCTACATCCCGACTCCACGACGAAAACCACATGCGGACGAAGGAGAGCAGCGCAG GATGAGTCGGCGAGTTGCTTTTATGTCTGAGGACACTGA GAGCGTGAGCATGAGTGACATACTTAACGAGGAGGAGACGGAACACTTACCGCCACTGAGCCAATCACGATATGAGCGAATGCACGAACAGTACAACAACTTTCAGGAAGATGACGACCACTGGCAAAAC GACTTGGCTCGTTGGAAGAACCGGCGTCGCAGCGCCTCACAGGAACTGAtcaagaaagaggaagagaggaagaggatggagaaaaggatgaaagaggaaggaagtgaCGGCAACAAGAGGAAAAGCATAAAGACCTACAAAGAGATCGTGGAGGAGAA GGAGCGCAGAGAGGCAGAGTTGTGTGACGCCTACAGGAATGCTGCAACTCCAGAGGAGGCCGCCTTGGTTTTACAGCGTTACGCTCTTCGCTTCACCATCAGTGATGCAACACTGGACAGTCTCAAACTGCCCAGATCCACTGAAAATCCCAAAGTAAACCTTCCTCAGGCGGACAAGGAGCACAAAACCACATCACCTATTAATGAGACATCACAACCTCTGCACAAACCAGAACCACCTGTTATAAAGGACCAGAGGCACACAGAACTGGAAAAGATGGAGACAAATATAACGGTTCAACAAGAGACATCAGTTTCAGTCTCCTCCAGCCCCCTCAGCACGGTCACAAACTCAGAAAATGTGCCACCTCAGTCACTAGAACTGAATGAACCTCGGTCCAAACCGACTGAGCCTCCAACCGCAGTACAAAAACAACCGATTACTGGAGAAGAAAAGCCTCAAACCAAACCCACTCAGATTGCACATGTGCAGCCTCACACCACAGCCTCCCTCCCCTCACCTCCATCTGTATCCACCAGACCCCTCCCCCTGCTGGCAGCCAAGCCCTACTGCCAGCCCAGGAGCACACAGTCTGGACACAAACCTGTCAAG ATGGACGGGTTGGTGCGAGTGAATGGAGAGGTGACGGAGGATTTATCTGTTTCCACTCCACCTACCTCCGCCCGTCACTCACCACCGGAGGTCAAAGACGTTCCCCCAAAAACGACGGAGAAAGATGTTCCCtcagagaagacagagaaagaagttCCCTCAAAGACAACTTTGAAAGACGTTCCCtcagtaaagacagaaaaagacgTTTCCTCAGAGCAGACACAGAAAGACGTTCCCTCTGAAAAGACACTGAAAGAAGTTCCCTCAAAGACAACTTTGAAAGACGTTCCCTCACAGCCGACAGAGAAAGCAGTTCCATTAGAGCTGACCGAGAGAGACGTTCCACTAGAGCAGACGGAGAAAGACGTTCCCTCCAAACAGACGGAGAAAGATGTTCCCTCCGAGCAGATTCCGGCCTCTCAGGAGACGGTGGAGCAGACGCCGCctccacagacagaaagatcGACCTCGTCTTTAGGCTCTGCCATCAGCTCCCTGATTGGAGGCAGAAACTGCACCGTCACGACCACTATTGTGACAGAGCTCACACATGTGGAGCCACATCACCCCGACGTTCAAAGCAATGGACAG GTCAGCAGTACTTCTGTGTCATCTGAGAGTctagtggaggaaaaaaagtctCAGCCAGCTTCATCGCCGAACAGCATGCAAGAATATTCTCCCACTGTCACAG AGGGACTTGAGGAGagcagtgtgact ATTGAGACCCCCATGTTGAACTTGGCTAAACGTGTTAATCACTGGGTCTGGGACCCCAATGAGGAACGTAAACGCCTGGAAAGTTGGCAACAAGAGCAGGAACGCCTCCTACAG GAGCAATACCAGAGAGAACAGGAGAAGCTGAAGCAGGAGTGGGAGAAAGCTCAGCTAGAAGtgcaggagcaggagaggaaacacaatGAGGAG GAGAGAAAGATACTAGAGGAGACTGCTACACCCTTGAATCCGACAGGTTTGTCAAACCAGCAGTCCGTCCAGACAGGGACGACTTCATCAACTCCAGAGAATAACCAGACAGAACGAGGAAACGTCGCTCCGCAGCAAAACGGCCAAAAAACCTCCACAGGGAACGAGGATCAGCATGCGTCCAAGCTGCATTTCTTCCAGG ATTCTgcatgtgatggtgaacctttaaagaaacaagaactGTGGAAGACGACCTCTCTAGACCGCAACCCTCAACTGAATCAGGCACATTTTGTTAAAAG GTCTGAATCACATGACGctgtaacaaacaaacagcagccgTCTCCTTCatcacctcagcctccctcaCCCACCAG atgtgtgagTGGGAAGAGACTATGTTCTGGTTGTTCTCAACCGCTGGGGAAAGGAGCTGCCATGATCATCGATACACTGGGACTGTTTTTCCACATGCAGTGTTTTAAG tGTGGAGTGTGTCATGGGCAGCTGGGTGACGCAACTGCAGGGACAGACGTACGCATTCGTAATGGACTGCTCAGCTGTCATGAGTGCTATATTGCATCCAGGG gCAGAGGTCAGCCCACCACACTATGA